A window from Pseudomonas sp. Tri1 encodes these proteins:
- a CDS encoding ABC transporter permease has product MFKFSPLGRRRFERFKKNRRGWWSLWLFIGLFILTLGGELIANDKPLVVSYQGSLYFPVFKRHTEQEFGGQLPFQADYRSSYVQNLIHKEGGWLLFPPIPFSDDTPNYDLNQPAPSPPSSVNWLGTDDQARDVLARVIFGARVSILFALALTAISALIGIAAGALQGYYGGWVDLLGQRLLEVWSGLPVLYLLIILSGFVEPNFWWLLGIMALFSWLALVDVVRAEFLRGRNLEYVKAARALGLSDRKVIVRHILPNAMNATLSYLPFILTGAISTLTALDFLGFGMPAGSASLGELIGQGKQNLQAPWLGLTAFFTLALILSLLVFIGEALRDAFDPRS; this is encoded by the coding sequence ATGTTCAAGTTTTCCCCCTTGGGCCGTCGGCGCTTTGAACGCTTCAAGAAAAACCGCCGGGGCTGGTGGTCGCTGTGGCTGTTCATCGGTCTGTTCATCCTGACCTTGGGCGGTGAATTGATCGCCAATGACAAGCCGCTGGTGGTGAGCTACCAGGGCTCACTGTATTTCCCGGTGTTCAAACGCCATACCGAGCAGGAATTTGGCGGACAGTTGCCATTCCAGGCCGACTACCGCAGCAGCTACGTGCAGAACCTGATCCACAAGGAAGGCGGCTGGTTGCTGTTTCCGCCGATTCCGTTCAGCGACGACACGCCCAACTACGACCTCAATCAACCGGCGCCGAGCCCGCCCTCGTCGGTGAACTGGCTGGGCACCGACGACCAGGCCCGGGACGTGCTGGCCCGGGTGATCTTCGGGGCGCGAGTATCGATCCTGTTCGCCCTGGCCCTGACCGCCATCAGCGCGCTGATCGGCATCGCCGCCGGTGCATTGCAGGGTTATTACGGCGGCTGGGTGGACCTGCTGGGACAACGCTTGCTGGAAGTCTGGTCGGGGTTGCCGGTGCTCTACCTGCTGATCATCCTGTCCGGCTTCGTGGAACCGAATTTCTGGTGGCTGCTGGGGATCATGGCGCTGTTTTCCTGGTTGGCCCTGGTGGACGTGGTTCGCGCCGAGTTCCTGCGCGGACGCAACCTCGAATACGTCAAAGCCGCCAGAGCCCTGGGGCTTAGCGACCGCAAGGTGATCGTACGGCATATCCTGCCCAACGCGATGAACGCCACCCTGAGCTACCTGCCCTTCATCCTCACCGGGGCGATTTCCACCCTCACGGCCCTGGATTTCCTCGGTTTCGGCATGCCGGCCGGCAGCGCATCGCTGGGTGAGTTGATCGGCCAGGGCAAGCAGAACCTGCAAGCGCCGTGGCTGGGGCTGACAGCGTTCTTCACCCTGGCGCTGATTCTTTCCCTGTTGGTGTTTATCGGCGAGGCGTTGCGAGACGCATTCGACCCACGATCATGA
- a CDS encoding ABC transporter ATP-binding protein — protein MSDNLIEIRDLSVAFNDNTVVRNLCLDIRPGECLALVGESGSGKSVTAHSILQLLPATEARTTGSIRYHGQELVGADTTALREIRGNRIAMIFQEPMTSLNPLHSVEKQIGETLMLHKGLGGKAARQRILELLALVGIQNPVERLKAYPHQLSGGQRQRVIIAMALACEPELLIADEPTTALDVTVQRKILLLLKSLQKRLGMSMLLISHDLNLVRSIAQRVCVMKDGEIVEQAPCETLFSAPKHPYSCELLHAEPEGEALPRDEREEVLQVQDLRVSFPLGGGLFRRKEYLHAVDGISLSIQRGKTLGIVGESGSGKSTLGQAILRLIESEGGIRFQGQALDQLSQKALRPWRKQMQVVFQDPFGSLSPRMSVQQIISEGLEVHQPSSPQECEARVIQALKEVGLDPLTRHRYPHEFSGGQRQRIAIARALVLKPALILLDEPTSALDRTVQKQVVALLRQLQEKYDLTYLFISHDLAVIRALAHDMIVIKDGKVIEQGASHDVFDSPQHPYTKELLAAAHTGWA, from the coding sequence ATGAGCGACAACCTGATCGAAATCCGCGACCTGAGCGTGGCCTTCAACGACAACACCGTGGTACGCAACCTCTGCCTGGACATTCGCCCCGGCGAATGCCTGGCCCTGGTCGGCGAGTCCGGCTCCGGCAAGTCGGTGACCGCCCACTCGATCCTGCAATTGCTGCCCGCAACAGAAGCCCGCACCACCGGCAGCATTCGCTATCACGGCCAGGAGCTGGTGGGTGCCGATACCACGGCCCTGAGGGAGATACGTGGCAACCGGATCGCGATGATCTTCCAGGAACCGATGACTTCGCTGAACCCGCTGCACAGCGTCGAAAAGCAGATCGGCGAAACACTGATGCTGCACAAGGGCCTGGGGGGCAAAGCCGCGCGCCAGCGCATTCTGGAACTGCTGGCCCTGGTTGGCATCCAGAACCCTGTCGAACGACTCAAGGCCTATCCGCATCAACTGTCCGGCGGTCAGCGGCAGCGGGTCATCATCGCCATGGCCCTGGCCTGCGAGCCGGAACTGTTGATTGCCGACGAACCGACCACCGCATTGGACGTGACCGTGCAGCGCAAGATTCTGCTGCTGCTCAAGTCGCTGCAGAAACGGCTTGGCATGTCTATGTTATTGATCAGCCACGACCTGAACCTGGTGCGCAGCATCGCGCAACGGGTGTGCGTGATGAAAGATGGGGAAATCGTCGAGCAGGCGCCTTGCGAAACTCTCTTCAGTGCACCGAAACACCCCTACAGCTGCGAGCTGCTGCACGCCGAACCGGAAGGCGAAGCCCTGCCCCGGGATGAGCGGGAAGAGGTGTTGCAGGTGCAGGACCTGCGCGTCAGTTTCCCCCTCGGTGGCGGCCTGTTCCGGCGCAAGGAATACTTGCACGCCGTGGACGGCATCAGCCTGTCCATCCAGCGCGGCAAGACCCTGGGCATTGTCGGTGAATCCGGCTCCGGCAAGTCCACGCTCGGCCAGGCGATCCTGCGGCTGATCGAATCCGAAGGCGGCATTCGCTTCCAGGGCCAAGCCCTCGATCAACTGTCGCAAAAAGCCTTGCGGCCGTGGCGCAAGCAGATGCAGGTGGTGTTCCAGGACCCGTTCGGCAGCCTCAGCCCGCGAATGTCGGTGCAGCAGATCATCAGCGAAGGCCTTGAAGTCCATCAGCCTTCCAGCCCGCAAGAGTGTGAAGCCCGGGTGATCCAGGCCCTCAAGGAAGTCGGCCTCGACCCGCTGACCCGCCATCGCTATCCCCACGAGTTCTCTGGAGGCCAGCGCCAACGCATCGCCATTGCCCGGGCGCTGGTGCTCAAGCCGGCCCTGATCCTGCTGGACGAGCCGACCTCGGCCCTGGACCGTACCGTGCAAAAGCAAGTAGTCGCCCTGCTCCGCCAGCTCCAGGAGAAGTACGACTTGACCTACCTGTTCATCAGCCATGACCTGGCGGTGATCCGCGCCCTGGCCCACGACATGATCGTGATCAAGGACGGTAAAGTGATCGAGCAAGGCGCCAGCCATGACGTGTTCGATTCGCCTCAACATCCTTATACCAAGGAGCTGTTGGCGGCGGCGCATACGGGGTGGGCATAA
- a CDS encoding 3-hydroxybutyrate dehydrogenase, which translates to MTTTLSGKTALVTGSTSGIGLGIALSLAKAGANLILNGFGDASAVIAEVKQFGGQVGHHPADVSDPAQIADMLAYAEREFGGVDILVNNAGIQHVAAVEDFPVERWDAIIAINLSSVFHATRLSLPGMRAKGWGRIINVASVHGQVGSVGKAAYVAAKHGVIGLTKVVGLETATSNVTCNAICPGWVLTPLVQKQIDDRIAAGVDPQQAQHDLLAEKQPSLEFVTPPQLGELVLFLCSEAGSQVRGAAWNIDGGWLAQ; encoded by the coding sequence ATGACGACAACTCTTTCGGGCAAGACCGCCCTGGTTACCGGCTCCACCAGCGGCATCGGCCTGGGCATCGCCCTGAGCCTGGCCAAGGCCGGCGCCAATTTGATCCTCAATGGTTTTGGCGACGCCTCAGCGGTGATCGCCGAGGTGAAACAGTTCGGCGGCCAGGTCGGCCATCATCCAGCCGACGTCAGCGACCCGGCGCAGATCGCCGACATGCTCGCCTACGCCGAGCGTGAGTTCGGCGGCGTGGACATCCTGGTGAACAACGCCGGGATCCAGCACGTGGCCGCCGTGGAAGATTTTCCGGTGGAACGTTGGGACGCGATCATCGCCATCAACCTGTCCTCGGTGTTCCACGCCACCCGCCTGAGCCTGCCAGGCATGCGTGCCAAGGGTTGGGGGCGGATCATCAACGTCGCCTCGGTACACGGTCAGGTCGGTTCGGTGGGCAAGGCAGCGTATGTCGCGGCCAAACATGGGGTGATCGGCCTGACCAAAGTGGTCGGTCTGGAGACCGCCACCAGCAACGTGACCTGCAACGCCATCTGCCCCGGCTGGGTGCTGACGCCGCTGGTGCAGAAGCAGATCGACGACCGCATTGCCGCAGGCGTCGATCCACAACAGGCGCAGCATGACCTGCTGGCCGAGAAACAGCCGTCCCTGGAATTCGTCACCCCACCGCAACTGGGGGAACTGGTGCTATTCCTGTGCAGCGAAGCCGGCAGCCAGGTGCGCGGCGCGGCGTGGAATATCGATGGTGGGTGGTTGGCTCAGTAA
- a CDS encoding GntP family permease, with protein sequence MSVIIALAALALLMVAAYRGYSVILFAPIAALGAVLLTDPSAVAPAFTGVFMEKMVGFIKLYFPVFLLGAVFGKLIELSGFSRSIVAAAIRLLGTRQAMLVIVLVCALLTYGGVSLFVVVFAVYPFAAEMFRQSNIPKRLIPATIALGAFSFTMDALPGTPQIQNIIPSTFFNTTAWAAPWLGVIGTIFVFSLGMLFLQRQRHKAQRVGEGYGTELRNEPETAEDIKLPNPWIAVSPLLAVGIMNLLFTQWIPLWYGKTHSLALPGMATPVTSDIAKLTAIWAVQAALLVGIIMVLLFGFRAIRSKLAEGSKSAVGGALLAAMNTASEYGFGAVIASLPGFLVLADWLKSIPNPLVNEAVTVTLLAGITGSASGGMSIALAAMSESFISAAHAANIPLEVLHRVAAMASGGMDTLPHNGAVITLLAVTGLTHREAYKDIFCITLIKTLAVFVVIGVFYATGIV encoded by the coding sequence ATGAGTGTGATCATTGCCTTGGCAGCCCTCGCGCTGCTGATGGTCGCCGCCTACCGTGGCTACAGCGTTATCCTCTTTGCCCCCATCGCCGCCCTCGGCGCTGTCCTGCTCACCGACCCTTCTGCCGTCGCCCCTGCGTTCACCGGGGTGTTCATGGAAAAAATGGTCGGCTTCATCAAACTGTATTTCCCGGTGTTCCTGCTCGGTGCGGTGTTCGGCAAGCTGATCGAGTTGTCGGGATTCTCGCGCTCCATCGTCGCCGCAGCGATTCGCTTGCTGGGTACGCGCCAGGCCATGCTGGTGATCGTGCTGGTGTGCGCCTTGCTGACCTATGGCGGTGTGTCGCTGTTCGTCGTGGTGTTCGCGGTGTACCCGTTCGCCGCCGAGATGTTCCGCCAGAGCAATATTCCCAAACGATTGATCCCGGCCACCATCGCCCTCGGCGCATTCTCGTTCACCATGGACGCCCTGCCCGGCACGCCGCAGATCCAGAACATCATCCCCAGCACCTTCTTCAACACCACCGCCTGGGCCGCACCGTGGCTGGGCGTGATCGGTACGATCTTCGTGTTCAGCCTCGGCATGCTGTTTTTGCAGCGCCAGCGCCACAAGGCTCAACGCGTGGGTGAGGGCTACGGCACCGAACTGCGTAACGAGCCGGAGACCGCCGAAGACATCAAGCTGCCGAACCCGTGGATCGCTGTCTCGCCGCTGCTGGCGGTAGGGATCATGAACCTGCTGTTCACCCAGTGGATTCCCCTGTGGTATGGCAAGACCCACAGCCTGGCGCTGCCGGGCATGGCAACACCGGTGACCAGCGACATCGCCAAGCTCACCGCGATCTGGGCCGTGCAAGCCGCGCTGTTGGTGGGCATCATCATGGTCCTGCTGTTCGGCTTCCGCGCTATTCGCAGCAAATTGGCCGAAGGCAGCAAGAGCGCAGTGGGCGGCGCCTTGCTGGCGGCGATGAACACTGCCTCGGAATACGGTTTCGGTGCGGTAATCGCCTCGTTGCCGGGCTTCCTGGTGCTTGCCGACTGGCTCAAGAGTATTCCCAACCCTCTGGTCAACGAAGCCGTGACCGTCACGCTGCTGGCGGGCATCACTGGCTCCGCGTCGGGGGGCATGAGCATTGCCCTGGCGGCCATGTCCGAAAGCTTCATCAGCGCCGCCCACGCCGCCAACATTCCCCTGGAAGTGCTGCACCGGGTGGCCGCCATGGCCAGCGGCGGCATGGACACCCTGCCCCACAACGGCGCGGTGATCACCCTGCTGGCAGTGACCGGGCTGACCCACCGCGAAGCCTACAAAGACATCTTCTGCATTACGCTGATCAAGACCCTCGCGGTTTTCGTGGTGATCGGTGTGTTCTACGCCACTGGCATTGTTTGA
- a CDS encoding sigma 54-interacting transcriptional regulator, giving the protein MNPTESLKDYKRVRTLAIRSLFEIIEQSSEGTVIVDRDANIVWMNERYARRFGLNSAQEAIGRACESVIPGSLLREVVRTGRPILLDMQDTPKEPLVVMRLPIHDSAGAVIGAIGFALFDELRSLSPMLKRYLSMQEELASTRSLLRARQTKYNFAHFIGTSSAGLEVKRRARRSASADSPVLLLGETGTGKELLAQAIHSASPRAHKAFVSINSAAIPESLLEAEFFGTAPGAFTGADRKGRVGKLQIAQGGTLFLDEIGDMPLPLQSKLLRVLQEKEYEPVGSNEVLQSDVRVIAATSMDLEAAIKRGEFRADLYYRLNVLPIQVPPLRERLDDLPALSEAILEELRSQHELNHDALDLLSQHAWPGNIRELRNVLERAALLSDNLLLTAADIRAAIGTFAPVTRTAGPSLEPLAHETFSQARARFDRQLIETTLAQCGGKVVEAAERLGLGRSTLYKKMVALGIA; this is encoded by the coding sequence ATGAACCCCACCGAAAGCCTCAAGGACTACAAGCGCGTACGCACGCTGGCGATCCGTTCGTTGTTCGAAATCATCGAGCAGTCCAGCGAAGGCACGGTGATTGTCGACCGCGATGCGAACATTGTCTGGATGAACGAACGTTATGCCCGGCGCTTCGGCCTGAACTCGGCGCAGGAAGCCATCGGCCGGGCCTGCGAGAGTGTGATCCCCGGCAGCCTGCTGCGTGAAGTGGTGCGTACCGGGCGGCCGATTCTGCTGGACATGCAGGACACGCCCAAGGAACCGCTGGTGGTGATGCGCCTGCCGATCCACGACAGCGCCGGCGCGGTGATCGGCGCCATCGGTTTTGCCTTGTTCGACGAGTTGCGCAGCCTGTCGCCAATGCTCAAGCGCTACCTGAGCATGCAGGAAGAACTGGCCTCCACCCGCTCGCTGCTGCGGGCACGGCAAACCAAATACAACTTCGCCCATTTCATCGGCACCAGCAGCGCCGGCCTGGAGGTCAAGCGCCGTGCCCGGCGTAGCGCCAGTGCCGATTCACCGGTGCTGCTGCTCGGCGAGACCGGTACCGGCAAGGAGTTGCTGGCCCAGGCCATCCACAGCGCTTCGCCACGCGCGCACAAGGCGTTCGTCAGCATCAACAGCGCGGCGATTCCCGAATCACTGCTGGAAGCCGAATTCTTCGGCACCGCGCCAGGGGCTTTTACCGGGGCCGACCGCAAGGGCCGAGTCGGCAAACTGCAGATCGCCCAGGGCGGTACGCTGTTCCTCGACGAGATCGGCGACATGCCCTTGCCGCTGCAAAGCAAACTGCTGCGGGTACTCCAGGAGAAGGAGTACGAACCGGTGGGCTCCAACGAGGTGCTGCAAAGTGATGTGCGGGTGATCGCCGCCACATCCATGGATCTGGAGGCCGCGATCAAACGCGGAGAGTTCCGCGCCGACCTGTATTACCGCCTCAATGTATTGCCGATCCAGGTGCCGCCACTGCGCGAACGCCTGGATGACTTGCCGGCCTTGAGCGAGGCGATCCTCGAAGAGCTGCGCAGCCAGCACGAACTGAACCACGACGCCCTCGACCTGCTGAGTCAACACGCCTGGCCAGGCAACATCCGCGAACTGCGCAATGTGCTGGAGCGGGCCGCGCTGCTCAGCGACAACCTGCTGCTCACCGCCGCTGACATCCGTGCGGCCATTGGCACCTTCGCACCGGTCACCCGCACGGCTGGCCCAAGCCTGGAGCCGCTGGCGCACGAAACTTTCAGCCAGGCCCGGGCGCGATTCGACCGGCAGTTGATCGAAACCACCCTCGCGCAATGCGGGGGCAAGGTGGTCGAGGCAGCCGAACGGTTAGGGCTGGGAAGGTCGACCTTGTACAAGAAAATGGTGGCGTTGGGAATTGCATAG
- a CDS encoding acetoacetate--CoA ligase encodes MSDILWQPSPERIAQSRMNAFRRFVNARHHLQLNDYPALHAWSIDQREAFWQAIVDFFEIGFQQAPTDVLVEGPQMPSARWFPGATLNFAEHLLRRRDEAVAVVALDENGGQEQLTWAELAAHVAGLQRSLQAAGVTQGDRVAACMPNTWQTLVGMLATTSLGAIWSCSSPDFGTQGVIDRFGQIEPKVLITCAGYRYAGKVIDQRAKVNEILERLPSLQQLIVLPYARPDTGIEDFKTQANVALWNAFYQSGGEPAFIGVPFDHPLYILYSSGTTGVPKCIVHGTGGVLLQHVKEHGLHVDLSPEDRLFYYTTCGWMMWNWLVSALAVGSAVVLYDGSPFHPGPERLLDLIDQQRISVFGTSPKYLAALENQGLKPRQSHDLGSLKTILSTGSALAPHSYDYVYRDFKPDVCLASMSGGTDIVSCFVNGNPLSPVRRGEMQGKSLGMAVQVWNEAGQAVIGEKGELVCTRHFPAMPIGLWNDPRQEKLRASYFSQFPGVWAQGDYAEELAHGGFLIHGRSDAVLNPGGVRIGTAEIYRQVEKVEQVLDSVAIGQQWQGDVRVVLFVRLRDGVMLDEALEQQIRQVIRTNTTPRHVPAKILAVTDIPRTISGKVVELAVRNVVHGEVVKNTDALANPEALEQFRGRVELAT; translated from the coding sequence ATGTCCGACATCCTCTGGCAACCCTCACCCGAACGCATCGCCCAGTCGCGCATGAACGCCTTTCGCCGGTTCGTCAACGCGCGGCATCACCTGCAACTGAACGACTACCCCGCCCTGCACGCCTGGAGCATCGACCAGCGCGAGGCCTTCTGGCAGGCCATCGTCGATTTCTTCGAGATCGGCTTTCAACAAGCGCCGACCGATGTCTTGGTGGAAGGCCCGCAAATGCCCAGTGCCCGCTGGTTCCCGGGGGCGACCCTTAACTTCGCTGAACACCTGTTGCGCCGCCGTGACGAGGCCGTCGCGGTGGTGGCACTCGACGAGAACGGTGGCCAGGAACAACTGACCTGGGCCGAACTCGCCGCCCACGTCGCCGGCCTGCAAAGAAGCCTGCAAGCTGCTGGCGTGACCCAGGGCGACCGGGTGGCTGCCTGCATGCCCAATACCTGGCAGACCCTGGTGGGCATGCTCGCCACCACCAGCCTGGGGGCGATCTGGTCATGCTCTTCGCCGGATTTCGGCACCCAGGGGGTTATCGACCGCTTCGGTCAGATCGAGCCGAAGGTACTGATCACCTGCGCCGGTTATCGCTATGCCGGCAAGGTCATCGACCAGCGTGCCAAGGTCAATGAAATCCTCGAGCGATTGCCGTCGTTGCAGCAGTTGATCGTGCTGCCCTATGCCCGCCCAGATACAGGCATCGAGGATTTCAAGACCCAAGCCAACGTCGCATTGTGGAACGCGTTTTATCAAAGCGGCGGCGAACCCGCCTTCATCGGCGTGCCCTTCGATCATCCGCTGTACATCCTCTATTCCAGCGGCACCACCGGCGTGCCGAAGTGCATCGTCCACGGCACCGGCGGCGTGTTGCTGCAACACGTCAAGGAACATGGCCTGCACGTCGACCTCAGCCCCGAGGACCGGCTGTTCTACTACACCACCTGCGGCTGGATGATGTGGAACTGGCTGGTGTCGGCCCTCGCCGTGGGCAGTGCGGTGGTGCTCTATGACGGCTCGCCGTTTCATCCCGGCCCCGAACGGTTACTGGACCTGATCGACCAGCAGCGCATCAGCGTGTTCGGCACCAGCCCCAAATACCTGGCGGCCCTGGAGAACCAGGGCCTGAAGCCTCGGCAGAGCCATGATTTGGGTAGCCTGAAGACCATCCTGTCCACTGGCTCGGCCTTGGCGCCTCATAGCTACGATTACGTGTACCGCGACTTCAAGCCCGACGTCTGCCTGGCCTCGATGTCCGGCGGCACCGACATTGTCTCCTGCTTCGTCAACGGCAACCCGCTGTCGCCGGTGCGTCGGGGCGAGATGCAGGGCAAGAGCCTGGGCATGGCGGTGCAGGTCTGGAACGAGGCCGGCCAAGCAGTGATCGGCGAGAAAGGTGAGCTGGTGTGCACCCGGCATTTTCCGGCCATGCCCATCGGTTTGTGGAACGACCCCCGGCAGGAGAAACTTCGTGCGTCCTATTTCAGCCAGTTTCCCGGGGTGTGGGCCCAAGGGGACTACGCCGAAGAACTGGCCCACGGCGGTTTCCTGATCCACGGACGCTCCGACGCCGTGCTCAACCCCGGTGGCGTGCGCATCGGCACGGCGGAGATCTATCGGCAGGTGGAGAAGGTCGAGCAGGTGCTGGACAGCGTCGCCATCGGCCAGCAATGGCAAGGCGATGTGCGGGTGGTGCTGTTTGTACGCCTGCGGGACGGGGTGATGTTGGATGAAGCCTTGGAGCAACAGATCCGCCAAGTCATCCGGACCAACACCACGCCACGGCATGTGCCGGCGAAAATTCTGGCGGTGACGGACATTCCCCGGACTATCAGCGGCAAAGTCGTCGAACTGGCAGTGCGCAATGTGGTGCATGGCGAGGTGGTGAAAAATACCGATGCCCTGGCTAATCCCGAGGCACTGGAGCAGTTTCGGGGGCGAGTGGAGCTCGCTACCTGA